The sequence CCATCACCCGCGCCAGGTCCAGCGCCATGCGCGCCAGCGTGCGCACCACGGCGTGGAACAGCTCGTCCTCCAGGGCGCGCGCCGGGACGTCCGCGGGCTCACCGCCATCCACCGGCGACGGCAGCGGCACGGGCGTGCCGTAGACGAGCCCCGAGGCCCGCAGCGTGCGGCGCAGGAAGGCACGCCCCCGGGCACGGCCCGAGGAAGCGTCCAGGAGCGGGGGCGACGGGACGGGCGTGGGAGCCTGGGCATGCGCCGCGACCACGTCCGCCAGGAGCGTGGCCAACCAGGTCCCCCTTCCGAAAACCAGCACCGACACCGGTACACCCCTCGAACGCGCGCGGCCGGACCCCGCCGGAAGCGCACGAGGCGGGGAATAACCCAGTCGCCTCCGGGATGCCACCCGGCCCCAGGCCAGCGCGGGCGTCGTGCAACGGATGCTGATGGCTGGTGGAAAAAACAGCGCGCCCGTCCACCAGGAGCGGACGGGCGCGCGTCAACGCGAGCGGTCAGGAAGGCCTACAGCGCGGTGGCCTTGCCGGGCTCCAGGGAGACCACCTTGGCGGTGCCCTTGGACTTCTTCAGCTCGGAGGTGAGCGCGTCCGGGGTGCCGGCGAGCGCGGGGAAGGTGCCGTAGTGCATGGGCACCACGGACTTCACCTTCAGCAGCCGGGCGGCGACGGCGGCCTGCGCCGGGTCCATGGTGAAGTGACCGCCGATGGGGAGCATGGCCACGGTGGGCTTGAACTGCTCCGCGATGAGGGCCATGGACTGGAAGGCCCCGGTGTCACCGCCGTGGTACAGCGTGGGGCCGTTGGCGATTTCAATGACGAAGCCCATGGGCGCGCCCGCGTACTGCGACGGGGACTTGGGGTCCGCCTGGTAGCTGCTGGAGTGCACCGCCTCCACGAAGTGGATGGTGGCGTCCTTCACGGTGAACGTCCCGCCCACGTTGCCGCCCATGCCCTGCGCCTCCGGCAGGCCGAGCAGCGACACCAGCTCGAAGGAGCCGTACACCTTGGCGCTGGTCTTCTGGGCCAGGGCCTTCGTCTCACCCACGTGGTCGAAGTGGCCGTGGGACACGAGGATGGCGTCCACCGCCTCCGGCCAGGTCGCGCCCTGCGGCGCCTTGGGGTTGGTGAGCCACGGGTCGATGGCGAGGGTCGCGCCGCCCGGCGTCTTCACCACGAAGGCGGCGTGGCCCCACCACGTCACCTCCGTCTTGCCCGTCGTGGCCGCCGGCTTGCCCGCTGCCGGGGCCTTGGCCGCCGCCTTGGCGTCGGCCTTGGGGGAAGCCGGCGTGGCCTGCGCGAAGGCCGCGCCCGCGACGCCCAGCACCGCGCCCACCACCACTGCCTTCAGGTTGTTGCCCATCGTTGTCCGCTCCAGGAAGAGGGAAAGAGACGACATGCCACCGTGCCGCCTTCGAGGCGCCGCACGGCCGGGGCGCGACATACCACCCCGCCAGGGAGGCGGAAGGGGGCTGGCGTGTCCGGTTGCCATGGGAAGGACACATGCCTTCATCCACCCACGGCGGGGGATTGTGGCCCCGGGGAGGAAGCAGCGCGCTACGCTCGATGGCCGCGTGGACCATCGATTCCAAGTCAGCCTCCGTGGGGTCATCGACCTCCTGTCCCACCACCTGTACAGCTCGCCCGGGGTCTACGTGCGGGAGCTGCTCCAGAACGCCACGGACGCCCTCCGCGCCCGCCAGCAGTTGGAGCCCCAGGCAACGGGCGCCGTCGGGCTGGAGCTGCGGGAGAAGCAGGACGGCGGGCCGCCCACGCTGCTCTTCACGGACGAGGGCGTGGGGCTGACGGAGGAGGAGATCCACCGCTTCCTGGCCACCATTGGCGAGTCCTCCAAGCGCGAGCAGCTGGAGGCGCGCCGCAACGACTTCATCGGGCAGTTCGGCATCGGCCTCTTGTCGTGCTTCATGGTGTGCGACGAGCTGCTGGTGGTGACGCGCTCAGCGAAAGGGGACGGGCGGACGCTGGAGTGGCGGGGCCGGCACGACGGCACCTACGACGTGCGCGTCTCCGAGCACCCGCTGGACGCCCCCGGCACGCACGTCTACCTGGTGGCCCGCGCGGACATGACGGAGTGGTTCACCCCGGAGCGCGTGCGCCAGCTGGCGAAGCACTATGGCGGTCTGCTGCCCTTCCCCGTGCGGCTCACGGTGGACGGGAAGACGGAGACGCTCAACCCGGACGGCCCGCCCTGGCGCCGCTTCTACGAGACGCCCGGGGACCGGCGGCAGGCGCTGCTCGCGTACGGGCGCGAGGTGTTCGGCACGGACTTCCTGGATGTGATTCCGCTGCGCTCGGAGGCGGGGGACGTGGACGGCGTGGCGTATGTGTTGCCGGCGTCGCCGCACTTCAATGCCAGACAGAAGCACCGCGTGTACCTGAAGCAGATGCTCCTGTCGGAGAGCGCGGAGAACCTGCTGCCGGAGTGGGCGTTCTTCGTGAAGTGCGTGGTGAACGCGAACGGGCTGAGGCCCACCGCGAGCCGCGAGTCCTTCTACGAGGACGCGGTGCTGGCGAAGGCGCGCGAGGCGCTGGGGCAGTCCCTGCGCCAGTACCTGATGGACCTGGCGCGCGAGGAGCCCAAGGCGCTGCAGCGGCTGATTGCGCTGCATGGGCTGTCGGTGAAGGGGCTGGCGCTGGACGACGATGACTTCTACCGGCTGGTCATCCACTGGCTGCCTTTCGAAACCTCGCTCGGGGTGATGACGCTGGCGGACTACCGGCGGTCGTGGCCGGTGGTGCGCTACACGCCGACGCTGGACGCGTTCCGGCAGGTGGCGCGGGTGGCGGGGGCGCAGGGGTTGTGCGTGCTGAACGCGGCGTACACGCACGACACGGCGCTGCTGGAGAAGCTGCCGCACGTGGTGCCGGAGGCGCAGGTGGCGCCGTTCTCGTCGGCGGACCTGCCGCAGAGCTTCGAGGAGCTGACGCTGGACGAGCGCGAAGCCGTCTATCCGCTGCTGCGTCTGGCGGAAGGCGTGCTGGCGCCGTTCCGCTGCGCCGTGGAGGTGAAGAAATTCTTCCCGGCGGAGGTGCCCACGCTCTACAGCTCGGACGCGGAAGGGGCGTTCCGGCGGGACGCGGAGCGGGCGCGGGAGGAGTCGGACGACCTGTACGCGGGCGTGCTGGACGGGGTGATGGCGGGCACGGGCGGCCAGGAGCGGGCGCTGCTCTGCCTCAACCTGCACAACCCGGTGGTGCGGAGGCTGGCGGCGGTGGAGGGGCGGGAACTGCTGAAGCTGTCGCTGGAGATGCTCTACGTGCAGGCGCTGCTCTTGGGACAGCACCCGTTGAACGCGCAGGAGATGGCGCTGCTGAACCACGGGCTCCTGGGGCTCATCTCGGCGAGGCTGGACGAGGGTGGCGGGGGCGGTTCGTCGGGCCCGGGCTCGCGGGGGATGCACTGATGGCGGACTGGCGCCAGCAGGTGGAGGCGTTGCGCGCGCAGGCGGGCGAGCTGCCCGAGGGCGACGCGAAGGTGCGCGCGCTGGAGGAGGCGGTGCGGCTGGTGGACGTGCACGGCGACGTGCCGCTGGGGTACGAGCTGCGGGACGCGCTCATCGACGCGGCGACGTTCGGGGGTTATCCGGACAAGGCGCTGGTGGCGTTCGCGTGGTGCCGGGGGCAGCAGAAGAAGGACCCGCAGCGGTTCGACCCGGAGGACATGCTCTGGAAGCAGAAGTGGGTGGTGGGGCGGCTGGACGAGTTCCCGCACATCAGCCGCAAGCAGATCGCCGACGCGCTGGATGACGTGGACCAGAGCTTCGCGAAGCTGGACGCGGGCAGGCGCGCTGCGCTGAAGCTGCGCTACCAGATGGCCCGGGACATGGGGGACACGGCGGAGGCGGAGCGCCTGTGGGAGGCGTGGCTGGTGGCGCCCAGGGACCACCTGACGGACTGCCGCGTCTGCGAGCTGGACGACGAGCTGGACCACCACGTGGACAAGGGCGAGTGGGAGCAGGCCATCCAGAAGGCGAAGCCCATCCTGGACGGGCGTCAGTCCTGCGCGGAGATCCCGCACCTGACGTTGGGCACGCTGCTGTATCCGTTCTTCAAGCTGGAGCGGATGGACGAAGCCAGGGCCTGCCACGTGCGCGGCTACGCGATGGTGGCGAAGAACCGCGAGTTCCTCTCCACGGTGGGAGAGCACCTGGAGTTCCTGGCGCTGACCGGCAATCTGTCGCGAGGCCTGACGCTGCTGGAGAAGCACCTGGGCTGGGCGCTGGAGCACGCCAGCCACCGGGACCGATTCACCTTCTACACGGCGTCCTCCTTCCTGCTGGGCCAGGTGGTGAAGGACGGCCGCGACGAAGTGAGCCTGCGATTGCCGCGCGCGTTCCCGCTGCACGCGGTGGACGGAGGCTACGGGACAGGAGCCCTGAAGGACTGGCTGGACTCCCAGGCACGGGACATCGCGGCACGGTTCGACGCGCGGAATGGGACGAAGCGCTTCACGGGACTGCTGGCGCGCAATGAAATCCTGGCGAAGGAAGCGCGGCTGTTCCCGTTGGATTGAGCTGGACCGATGACGGTCTCTCCAAAATACAAAGTGCTCATCGCCCTGGCGGCAGGCATTGCGCTGGGCAGGTTTCTCCTGCCAATCCTGGAGGGCCGTGTCTACCACGGCATCCAGATCCGCCAGGACAAGTCCAGCGGATGCGCCCTGTTCATCTCCGACAACAAGGAGATATTGGGGCATCACGTTCAACAGGGTGAAGGGGCGGATTTCGTAGACTGCGGGAAGGCCAAGGAAGTAGCGCCTGGAACCTGGATCGTGTGTGACTGCTCCAGGTTTCCTGCCAACTGAATATCCAACCTCAACCACCCACTCAAGCGCGCCGACCTGGCGCACCAGAGGGCATGGTCAAGTCCCTAGCAGCCGCTGAAGGGCCACCCGGAGAATCGGCAGGTAATGCGCTGAAACCTCCACATGGAATCCACCGTCGACTCCAAGCGCACTCGATGCCTGCTCATCGAGCGAGACTTCGATTGAGTTTTCACCGGCCATCCATCTTGTCACGCCGCCATGGTGACAAGCCCCACTCTCTGTACACAGGCAGTAGGTATCCATCCCGCTTGCTCGATCTTGGTCGTCGAACGAGAGGGCTTTCTGGATCTCAAGGCGAATGCCAGTCCCGTCGTGCCGCTCTGAGAGAACAACTGCATACGTGTTGATGTCTTGCATCTCTTCGACACTCACTGCAGCCGCATGGAATCGCCGCATATCCCCCTCCTCCCGCGGCCCAACAATCGCAACATGTCACTCCTTCGGCGCTCTTGGGCGCGCCTCATAGAGTGCGATGTAATGCTCAACAGGATAGGCCGAGCCAGTTACATGGATATCACCGGTCACCCTGTCTACAATCAAGGGCGCATTCCCTCCTACCGCGAAAGCCGGGTCTCCCGTTTCCACGTACCGCTTCGAGGAATAGAAGAAAACCCATCCAAACTCACGCTCGATCGTGCGTTCCTCGAGCACGACCAACTCCACCCCAGCTCGAACGCTCGCCCTACTCACATAGGCGTCCACCAGGACACGCGCCTCATTGCGATTCATTTTCTCAGTACCCGCTGAGTGGGAATCCAAGATCCTTGAGGGCCTTGAAGTAAGGCATGGAGCGCATCTCAGGGCATTTGAGGACCGCCTCCTGGAACTCCCTGGGCGGCACGTATTCGTGCGCATCGATGTAGTGGACGATCATCGCCGGAGCGACGAAGACCTTCGTCTCCCCGGGGATGAAGACGTTCTCCGTCCCGATGGCCCCCGACGCACCGCCGTAGGAGCTGCCCGCGAGCCTCCCCGCGAACTGGCAAAGCGAGCACAGGTGGACGCCCGCGGACACCACCGGAGGCTGCCAGGGCTTCGCACACAGGCGGAGCAGCGCCCTGAAGAATTTCTCGTCCACGGCGCCCCGGGGATACGCGTTCCCCTTTTCGAGCCAGCCCACCGCTAGCGACGACTGCTCCCACAGGCGCATGTAGCTGCAAGGAGCCAGGTCTTGAAAGTGAGCCATGGGGCTCAGCGCTTCAGCTTCGAGAACGGATTGTTGAACGGCTCCGGCTTCTTCGGCTGTGCCGGAGCCTGATTCACCGGCTTCTGCGCGGGCCGCTGCTGTTGCGGCGGCGGGGCACTCGGACGCGCTGCTTGCGCGGGCTTCCCCGACGGCTGCGGCGCCCCGCCTTCCAGCACCGCCCTCACCGACAACGCCAGACGCTTGCGCGCCAGGTCGACGGAGAGGACCTTCACCGTCAGCCGGTCGCCCACCTTCGCGACCTCCGACGGATCCTTGATGAAGCGCGCGGCGAGCTGCGACACGTGCACCAGGCCGTCCTGATGCACGCCCACGTCCACGAACGCTCCAAACGCTGTCACGTTCGTCACCACGCCCTGCAACACCATCCCCTCCTTCACGTCCTCCAGCGAGCGCAGGTCATCGCGCGTCGCGTGCGCCGTGAAGTCACCTCGCGGGTCGCGGCTCGGCTTCTCCAGCTCCGCCA comes from Corallococcus macrosporus and encodes:
- a CDS encoding metal-dependent hydrolase, encoding MGNNLKAVVVGAVLGVAGAAFAQATPASPKADAKAAAKAPAAGKPAATTGKTEVTWWGHAAFVVKTPGGATLAIDPWLTNPKAPQGATWPEAVDAILVSHGHFDHVGETKALAQKTSAKVYGSFELVSLLGLPEAQGMGGNVGGTFTVKDATIHFVEAVHSSSYQADPKSPSQYAGAPMGFVIEIANGPTLYHGGDTGAFQSMALIAEQFKPTVAMLPIGGHFTMDPAQAAVAARLLKVKSVVPMHYGTFPALAGTPDALTSELKKSKGTAKVVSLEPGKATAL
- a CDS encoding HSP90 family protein, producing the protein MDHRFQVSLRGVIDLLSHHLYSSPGVYVRELLQNATDALRARQQLEPQATGAVGLELREKQDGGPPTLLFTDEGVGLTEEEIHRFLATIGESSKREQLEARRNDFIGQFGIGLLSCFMVCDELLVVTRSAKGDGRTLEWRGRHDGTYDVRVSEHPLDAPGTHVYLVARADMTEWFTPERVRQLAKHYGGLLPFPVRLTVDGKTETLNPDGPPWRRFYETPGDRRQALLAYGREVFGTDFLDVIPLRSEAGDVDGVAYVLPASPHFNARQKHRVYLKQMLLSESAENLLPEWAFFVKCVVNANGLRPTASRESFYEDAVLAKAREALGQSLRQYLMDLAREEPKALQRLIALHGLSVKGLALDDDDFYRLVIHWLPFETSLGVMTLADYRRSWPVVRYTPTLDAFRQVARVAGAQGLCVLNAAYTHDTALLEKLPHVVPEAQVAPFSSADLPQSFEELTLDEREAVYPLLRLAEGVLAPFRCAVEVKKFFPAEVPTLYSSDAEGAFRRDAERAREESDDLYAGVLDGVMAGTGGQERALLCLNLHNPVVRRLAAVEGRELLKLSLEMLYVQALLLGQHPLNAQEMALLNHGLLGLISARLDEGGGGGSSGPGSRGMH
- a CDS encoding Imm10 family immunity protein, encoding MRRFHAAAVSVEEMQDINTYAVVLSERHDGTGIRLEIQKALSFDDQDRASGMDTYCLCTESGACHHGGVTRWMAGENSIEVSLDEQASSALGVDGGFHVEVSAHYLPILRVALQRLLGT
- a CDS encoding YrhB domain-containing protein, which encodes MNRNEARVLVDAYVSRASVRAGVELVVLEERTIEREFGWVFFYSSKRYVETGDPAFAVGGNAPLIVDRVTGDIHVTGSAYPVEHYIALYEARPRAPKE